The following proteins are co-located in the Carassius gibelio isolate Cgi1373 ecotype wild population from Czech Republic chromosome A21, carGib1.2-hapl.c, whole genome shotgun sequence genome:
- the LOC127941565 gene encoding alpha-adducin isoform X11, with translation MNGDSGAGVVTAPPPTNPPHKERYFDRVDESSPEYQRERNMAPDLRQDFNMMEQRKRVSMILQSPAFCDELESLIQDQMKKGKTPTSLLALQQIADFMSTSAPPMYPAAPQGGMAALNMSLGMVTPVNDLRGSDSIAYEKGEKLLRCKLAAFYRLTDLFSWSQLIYNHLTVRLNSEQERFLIVPFGLLYSEVTASSLVKVDLQGEIVDRGSTNLGVNQAGFTLHSSIYAARPDVKCIVHIHTAAGAAVSAMKCGLLPISPEALSLGEVSYHDYHGILVDEEESVLIQKNLGPKSKVLILRNHGLVSVGETVEEAFYYIHNLVTACEIQVRTLASAGGPNNLIMLDPSKYKSRPPHLEPLGDGSSSHPKWQIGEQEFEAMMRMLDNLGYRTGYPYRCPALRDKAKKYSDVETPPSATGYSYAEDSDSGVRSPLKHSFQRQPRDKTRWLASESAEEGQEGSASPKAKTKWTKEDSLRQAAVANQFVPLNTNPKEVQEMRNKIREQNLQDKKTAGPQSQVLTGAVVDRSYVQGELVTASKAIIEKEYQPRVVVSKTGPNPFNKLTDQELDEYRKEVELKQRGTEVLQRPPLVWRETVVLHSAQVEGVQTPDVTSTQDNDDPQATATPPPSTIPSRGTESGRDSPVDPPGSPHKEFHSAVLRALGCDECEPSADQTPETEEENALSSPVRVEEGDGNAKEYLLP, from the exons ATGAACGGAGACTCTGGAGCAGGGGTGGTGACGGCCCCCCCGCCCACTAACCCCCCTCATAAGGAGCGCTACTTCGACCGTGTGGACGAGAGCAGCCCGGAGTACCAGAGAGAGAGGAACATGGCACCAGACCTGCGGCAGGACTTCAACATGATGGAGCAGCGCAAGAGAGTCTCCATGATCCTGCAGAGTCCc GCGTTCTGTGACGAGCTGGAGTCTCTGATCCAGGATCAGATGAAGAAGGGGAAGACCCCCACCAGTTTACTGGCTCTGCAGCAGATCGCTGACTTCATGAGCACCAGTGCCCCCCCCATGTACCCCGCAGCCCCCCAGGGAGGCATGGCGGCCCTCAACATGA gtttgGGGATGGTGACTCCAGTGAATGATCTGAGAGGTTCAGACTCCATCGCTTATGAGAAAGGAGAGAAGCTCTTGCGCTGTAAACTCGCTGCATTTTACCGCCTGACCGACCTCTTCAGCTGGTCTCAGCTCATCTACAACCACCTGACG GTCCGGCTCAACTCTGAACAGGAGCGTTTTCTGATTGTGCCTTTCGGGCTTCTGTACAGTGAAGTCACTGCCTCCAGTTTG GTGAAGGTTGACCTGCAGGGGGAGATCGTGGACCGAGGCAGCACTAATCTGGGAGTAAATCAGGCCGGATTCACCCTCCACTCCTCCATCTACGCTGCTCGACCCGACGTCAAGTGCATCGTGCACATCCACACAGCCGCTGGCGCCGCG GTGTCTGCAATGAAGTGTGGTCTGCTGCCCATTTCCCCCGAGGCTCTGTCTCTGGGCGAGGTTTCATACCACGATTACCACGGTATCCTGGTGGACGAGGAGGAGAGCGTCCTCATACAGAAGAACCTGGGGCCCAAGAGCAAG GTGTTGATTTTGAGGAATCACGGTCTGGTGTCTGTCGGAGAAACAGTCGAAGAGGCGTTTTACTACATTCACAACCTGGTCACAGCCTGCGAGATTCAG GTGCGCACCCTCGCCAGCGCAGGAGGTCCTAACAACCTAATAATGTTGGACCCGAGCAAGTATAAATCCCGTCCTCCGCACCTCGAGCCGCTCGGAGACGGGTCCAGCTCACACCCCAAGTGGCAGATCGGGGAGCAGGAGTTTGAGGCTATGATGAGGATGCTGGATAATCTG GGATACAGGACGGGTTATCCGTACCGCTGCCCTGCGCTGCGTGATAAAGCAAAGAAGTACAGTGATGTTGAGACTCCCCCTTCAGCCACGGGTTACTCGTACGCCGAGGACAGTGACTCGGGTGTGCGCTCCCCGTTAAAGCACAGCTTCCAGCGGCAGCCGCGGGACAAGACTCGCTGGCTAGCCTCCGAATCTGCAGAAGAGGGGCAGGAGGGCAGCGCTAGCCCCAAGGCGAAGACTAAG TGGACTAAGGAGGACAGTCTCCGGCAGGCTGCTGTGGCCAATCAGTTCGTCCCGCTGAACACCAACCCCAAAGAGGTCCAAGAGATGCGCAACAAG ATCCGTGAGCAGAACCTGCAGGACAAAAAGACGGCAGGTCCACAGTCGCAGGTGCTCACAGGTGCCGTAGTTGACCGCTCCTATGTCCAG GGGGAGCTAGTGACCGCGTCTAAAGCCATCATTGAGAAGGAGTACCAACCTCGCGTCGTGGTCAGTAAAACTGGACCCAACCCCTTCAACAAGCTCACAGACCAGGAGCTGGACGAGTATCGCAAGGAAGTGGAGCTCAAACAGAGAGGAACAGAAG TCCTCCAGCGCCCTCCTCTGGTCTGGAGAGAAACTGTTGTACTGCATTCAGCACAGGTCGAAGGAGTCCAGACTCCAGACGTCACATCCACACAGGACAACGATGATCCACAGGCCACTGCGACCCCCCCGCCCTCCACAATCCCCAGCCGGGGGACGGAGTCGGGTCGGGACAGCCCTGTAGATCCTCCAGGATCCCCTCACAAGGAGTTCCACTCGGCCGTGCTCCGAGCTCTGGGCTGTGATGAGTGTGAGCCGTCTGCAG ATCAGACACCGGAGACTGAAGAGGAGAATGCTCTGAGCTCACCTGTGCGTGTGGAGGAAG GAGATGGAAATGCAAAAGAGTACCTGTTACCATAG
- the LOC127941565 gene encoding alpha-adducin isoform X4 — protein sequence MNGDSGAGVVTAPPPTNPPHKERYFDRVDESSPEYQRERNMAPDLRQDFNMMEQRKRVSMILQSPAFCDELESLIQDQMKKGKTPTSLLALQQIADFMSTSAPPMYPAAPQGGMAALNMSLGMVTPVNDLRGSDSIAYEKGEKLLRCKLAAFYRLTDLFSWSQLIYNHLTVRLNSEQERFLIVPFGLLYSEVTASSLVKVDLQGEIVDRGSTNLGVNQAGFTLHSSIYAARPDVKCIVHIHTAAGAAVSAMKCGLLPISPEALSLGEVSYHDYHGILVDEEESVLIQKNLGPKSKVLILRNHGLVSVGETVEEAFYYIHNLVTACEIQVRTLASAGGPNNLIMLDPSKYKSRPPHLEPLGDGSSSHPKWQIGEQEFEAMMRMLDNLGYRTGYPYRCPALRDKAKKYSDVETPPSATGYSYAEDSDSGVRSPLKHSFQRQPRDKTRWLASESAEEGQEGSASPKAKTKVWTNITHDHVKPLLQSLSSGVCVPSCITNCLWTKEDSLRQAAVANQFVPLNTNPKEVQEMRNKIREQNLQDKKTAGPQSQVLTGAVVDRSYVQGELVTASKAIIEKEYQPRVVVSKTGPNPFNKLTDQELDEYRKEVELKQRGTEVLQRPPLVWRETVVLHSAQVEGVQTPDVTSTQDNDDPQATATPPPSTIPSRGTESGRDSPVDPPGSPHKEFHSAVLRALGCDECEPSADQTPETEEENALSSPVRVEEGDGNAKEYLLP from the exons ATGAACGGAGACTCTGGAGCAGGGGTGGTGACGGCCCCCCCGCCCACTAACCCCCCTCATAAGGAGCGCTACTTCGACCGTGTGGACGAGAGCAGCCCGGAGTACCAGAGAGAGAGGAACATGGCACCAGACCTGCGGCAGGACTTCAACATGATGGAGCAGCGCAAGAGAGTCTCCATGATCCTGCAGAGTCCc GCGTTCTGTGACGAGCTGGAGTCTCTGATCCAGGATCAGATGAAGAAGGGGAAGACCCCCACCAGTTTACTGGCTCTGCAGCAGATCGCTGACTTCATGAGCACCAGTGCCCCCCCCATGTACCCCGCAGCCCCCCAGGGAGGCATGGCGGCCCTCAACATGA gtttgGGGATGGTGACTCCAGTGAATGATCTGAGAGGTTCAGACTCCATCGCTTATGAGAAAGGAGAGAAGCTCTTGCGCTGTAAACTCGCTGCATTTTACCGCCTGACCGACCTCTTCAGCTGGTCTCAGCTCATCTACAACCACCTGACG GTCCGGCTCAACTCTGAACAGGAGCGTTTTCTGATTGTGCCTTTCGGGCTTCTGTACAGTGAAGTCACTGCCTCCAGTTTG GTGAAGGTTGACCTGCAGGGGGAGATCGTGGACCGAGGCAGCACTAATCTGGGAGTAAATCAGGCCGGATTCACCCTCCACTCCTCCATCTACGCTGCTCGACCCGACGTCAAGTGCATCGTGCACATCCACACAGCCGCTGGCGCCGCG GTGTCTGCAATGAAGTGTGGTCTGCTGCCCATTTCCCCCGAGGCTCTGTCTCTGGGCGAGGTTTCATACCACGATTACCACGGTATCCTGGTGGACGAGGAGGAGAGCGTCCTCATACAGAAGAACCTGGGGCCCAAGAGCAAG GTGTTGATTTTGAGGAATCACGGTCTGGTGTCTGTCGGAGAAACAGTCGAAGAGGCGTTTTACTACATTCACAACCTGGTCACAGCCTGCGAGATTCAG GTGCGCACCCTCGCCAGCGCAGGAGGTCCTAACAACCTAATAATGTTGGACCCGAGCAAGTATAAATCCCGTCCTCCGCACCTCGAGCCGCTCGGAGACGGGTCCAGCTCACACCCCAAGTGGCAGATCGGGGAGCAGGAGTTTGAGGCTATGATGAGGATGCTGGATAATCTG GGATACAGGACGGGTTATCCGTACCGCTGCCCTGCGCTGCGTGATAAAGCAAAGAAGTACAGTGATGTTGAGACTCCCCCTTCAGCCACGGGTTACTCGTACGCCGAGGACAGTGACTCGGGTGTGCGCTCCCCGTTAAAGCACAGCTTCCAGCGGCAGCCGCGGGACAAGACTCGCTGGCTAGCCTCCGAATCTGCAGAAGAGGGGCAGGAGGGCAGCGCTAGCCCCAAGGCGAAGACTAAGGTGTGGACGAACATTACACACGATCACGTCAAACCCTTGCTGCAGTCTCTCTCGTCCGGTGTCTGCGTGCCAAGCTGTATTACCAACTGCTTG TGGACTAAGGAGGACAGTCTCCGGCAGGCTGCTGTGGCCAATCAGTTCGTCCCGCTGAACACCAACCCCAAAGAGGTCCAAGAGATGCGCAACAAG ATCCGTGAGCAGAACCTGCAGGACAAAAAGACGGCAGGTCCACAGTCGCAGGTGCTCACAGGTGCCGTAGTTGACCGCTCCTATGTCCAG GGGGAGCTAGTGACCGCGTCTAAAGCCATCATTGAGAAGGAGTACCAACCTCGCGTCGTGGTCAGTAAAACTGGACCCAACCCCTTCAACAAGCTCACAGACCAGGAGCTGGACGAGTATCGCAAGGAAGTGGAGCTCAAACAGAGAGGAACAGAAG TCCTCCAGCGCCCTCCTCTGGTCTGGAGAGAAACTGTTGTACTGCATTCAGCACAGGTCGAAGGAGTCCAGACTCCAGACGTCACATCCACACAGGACAACGATGATCCACAGGCCACTGCGACCCCCCCGCCCTCCACAATCCCCAGCCGGGGGACGGAGTCGGGTCGGGACAGCCCTGTAGATCCTCCAGGATCCCCTCACAAGGAGTTCCACTCGGCCGTGCTCCGAGCTCTGGGCTGTGATGAGTGTGAGCCGTCTGCAG ATCAGACACCGGAGACTGAAGAGGAGAATGCTCTGAGCTCACCTGTGCGTGTGGAGGAAG GAGATGGAAATGCAAAAGAGTACCTGTTACCATA
- the LOC127941565 gene encoding alpha-adducin isoform X6: MNGDSGAGVVTAPPPTNPPHKERYFDRVDESSPEYQRERNMAPDLRQDFNMMEQRKRVSMILQSPAFCDELESLIQDQMKKGKTPTSLLALQQIADFMSTSAPPMYPAAPQGGMAALNMSLGMVTPVNDLRGSDSIAYEKGEKLLRCKLAAFYRLTDLFSWSQLIYNHLTVRLNSEQERFLIVPFGLLYSEVTASSLVKVDLQGEIVDRGSTNLGVNQAGFTLHSSIYAARPDVKCIVHIHTAAGAAVSAMKCGLLPISPEALSLGEVSYHDYHGILVDEEESVLIQKNLGPKSKVLILRNHGLVSVGETVEEAFYYIHNLVTACEIQVRTLASAGGPNNLIMLDPSKYKSRPPHLEPLGDGSSSHPKWQIGEQEFEAMMRMLDNLGYRTGYPYRCPALRDKAKKYSDVETPPSATGYSYAEDSDSGVRSPLKHSFQRQPRDKTRWLASESAEEGQEGSASPKAKTKVWTNITHDHVKPLLQSLSSGVCVPSCITNCLWTKEDSLRQAAVANQFVPLNTNPKEVQEMRNKIREQNLQDKKTAGPQSQVLTGAVVDRSYVQGELVTASKAIIEKEYQPRVVVSKTGPNPFNKLTDQELDEYRKEVELKQRGTEAQVEGVQTPDVTSTQDNDDPQATATPPPSTIPSRGTESGRDSPVDPPGSPHKEFHSAVLRALGCDECEPSADQTPETEEENALSSPVRVEEGDGNAKEYLLP; encoded by the exons ATGAACGGAGACTCTGGAGCAGGGGTGGTGACGGCCCCCCCGCCCACTAACCCCCCTCATAAGGAGCGCTACTTCGACCGTGTGGACGAGAGCAGCCCGGAGTACCAGAGAGAGAGGAACATGGCACCAGACCTGCGGCAGGACTTCAACATGATGGAGCAGCGCAAGAGAGTCTCCATGATCCTGCAGAGTCCc GCGTTCTGTGACGAGCTGGAGTCTCTGATCCAGGATCAGATGAAGAAGGGGAAGACCCCCACCAGTTTACTGGCTCTGCAGCAGATCGCTGACTTCATGAGCACCAGTGCCCCCCCCATGTACCCCGCAGCCCCCCAGGGAGGCATGGCGGCCCTCAACATGA gtttgGGGATGGTGACTCCAGTGAATGATCTGAGAGGTTCAGACTCCATCGCTTATGAGAAAGGAGAGAAGCTCTTGCGCTGTAAACTCGCTGCATTTTACCGCCTGACCGACCTCTTCAGCTGGTCTCAGCTCATCTACAACCACCTGACG GTCCGGCTCAACTCTGAACAGGAGCGTTTTCTGATTGTGCCTTTCGGGCTTCTGTACAGTGAAGTCACTGCCTCCAGTTTG GTGAAGGTTGACCTGCAGGGGGAGATCGTGGACCGAGGCAGCACTAATCTGGGAGTAAATCAGGCCGGATTCACCCTCCACTCCTCCATCTACGCTGCTCGACCCGACGTCAAGTGCATCGTGCACATCCACACAGCCGCTGGCGCCGCG GTGTCTGCAATGAAGTGTGGTCTGCTGCCCATTTCCCCCGAGGCTCTGTCTCTGGGCGAGGTTTCATACCACGATTACCACGGTATCCTGGTGGACGAGGAGGAGAGCGTCCTCATACAGAAGAACCTGGGGCCCAAGAGCAAG GTGTTGATTTTGAGGAATCACGGTCTGGTGTCTGTCGGAGAAACAGTCGAAGAGGCGTTTTACTACATTCACAACCTGGTCACAGCCTGCGAGATTCAG GTGCGCACCCTCGCCAGCGCAGGAGGTCCTAACAACCTAATAATGTTGGACCCGAGCAAGTATAAATCCCGTCCTCCGCACCTCGAGCCGCTCGGAGACGGGTCCAGCTCACACCCCAAGTGGCAGATCGGGGAGCAGGAGTTTGAGGCTATGATGAGGATGCTGGATAATCTG GGATACAGGACGGGTTATCCGTACCGCTGCCCTGCGCTGCGTGATAAAGCAAAGAAGTACAGTGATGTTGAGACTCCCCCTTCAGCCACGGGTTACTCGTACGCCGAGGACAGTGACTCGGGTGTGCGCTCCCCGTTAAAGCACAGCTTCCAGCGGCAGCCGCGGGACAAGACTCGCTGGCTAGCCTCCGAATCTGCAGAAGAGGGGCAGGAGGGCAGCGCTAGCCCCAAGGCGAAGACTAAGGTGTGGACGAACATTACACACGATCACGTCAAACCCTTGCTGCAGTCTCTCTCGTCCGGTGTCTGCGTGCCAAGCTGTATTACCAACTGCTTG TGGACTAAGGAGGACAGTCTCCGGCAGGCTGCTGTGGCCAATCAGTTCGTCCCGCTGAACACCAACCCCAAAGAGGTCCAAGAGATGCGCAACAAG ATCCGTGAGCAGAACCTGCAGGACAAAAAGACGGCAGGTCCACAGTCGCAGGTGCTCACAGGTGCCGTAGTTGACCGCTCCTATGTCCAG GGGGAGCTAGTGACCGCGTCTAAAGCCATCATTGAGAAGGAGTACCAACCTCGCGTCGTGGTCAGTAAAACTGGACCCAACCCCTTCAACAAGCTCACAGACCAGGAGCTGGACGAGTATCGCAAGGAAGTGGAGCTCAAACAGAGAGGAACAGAAG CACAGGTCGAAGGAGTCCAGACTCCAGACGTCACATCCACACAGGACAACGATGATCCACAGGCCACTGCGACCCCCCCGCCCTCCACAATCCCCAGCCGGGGGACGGAGTCGGGTCGGGACAGCCCTGTAGATCCTCCAGGATCCCCTCACAAGGAGTTCCACTCGGCCGTGCTCCGAGCTCTGGGCTGTGATGAGTGTGAGCCGTCTGCAG ATCAGACACCGGAGACTGAAGAGGAGAATGCTCTGAGCTCACCTGTGCGTGTGGAGGAAG GAGATGGAAATGCAAAAGAGTACCTGTTACCATA
- the LOC127941565 gene encoding alpha-adducin isoform X9: MNGDSGAGVVTAPPPTNPPHKERYFDRVDESSPEYQRERNMAPDLRQDFNMMEQRKRVSMILQSPAFCDELESLIQDQMKKGKTPTSLLALQQIADFMSTSAPPMYPAAPQGGMAALNMSLGMVTPVNDLRGSDSIAYEKGEKLLRCKLAAFYRLTDLFSWSQLIYNHLTVRLNSEQERFLIVPFGLLYSEVTASSLVKVDLQGEIVDRGSTNLGVNQAGFTLHSSIYAARPDVKCIVHIHTAAGAAVSAMKCGLLPISPEALSLGEVSYHDYHGILVDEEESVLIQKNLGPKSKVLILRNHGLVSVGETVEEAFYYIHNLVTACEIQVRTLASAGGPNNLIMLDPSKYKSRPPHLEPLGDGSSSHPKWQIGEQEFEAMMRMLDNLGYRTGYPYRCPALRDKAKKYSDVETPPSATGYSYAEDSDSGVRSPLKHSFQRQPRDKTRWLASESAEEGQEGSASPKAKTKVWTNITHDHVKPLLQSLSSGVCVPSCITNCLWTKEDSLRQAAVANQFVPLNTNPKEVQEMRNKIREQNLQDKKTAGPQSQVLTGAVVDRSYVQGELVTASKAIIEKEYQPRVVVSKTGPNPFNKLTDQELDEYRKEVELKQRGTEDQTPETEEENALSSPVRVEEGDGNAKEYLLP; the protein is encoded by the exons ATGAACGGAGACTCTGGAGCAGGGGTGGTGACGGCCCCCCCGCCCACTAACCCCCCTCATAAGGAGCGCTACTTCGACCGTGTGGACGAGAGCAGCCCGGAGTACCAGAGAGAGAGGAACATGGCACCAGACCTGCGGCAGGACTTCAACATGATGGAGCAGCGCAAGAGAGTCTCCATGATCCTGCAGAGTCCc GCGTTCTGTGACGAGCTGGAGTCTCTGATCCAGGATCAGATGAAGAAGGGGAAGACCCCCACCAGTTTACTGGCTCTGCAGCAGATCGCTGACTTCATGAGCACCAGTGCCCCCCCCATGTACCCCGCAGCCCCCCAGGGAGGCATGGCGGCCCTCAACATGA gtttgGGGATGGTGACTCCAGTGAATGATCTGAGAGGTTCAGACTCCATCGCTTATGAGAAAGGAGAGAAGCTCTTGCGCTGTAAACTCGCTGCATTTTACCGCCTGACCGACCTCTTCAGCTGGTCTCAGCTCATCTACAACCACCTGACG GTCCGGCTCAACTCTGAACAGGAGCGTTTTCTGATTGTGCCTTTCGGGCTTCTGTACAGTGAAGTCACTGCCTCCAGTTTG GTGAAGGTTGACCTGCAGGGGGAGATCGTGGACCGAGGCAGCACTAATCTGGGAGTAAATCAGGCCGGATTCACCCTCCACTCCTCCATCTACGCTGCTCGACCCGACGTCAAGTGCATCGTGCACATCCACACAGCCGCTGGCGCCGCG GTGTCTGCAATGAAGTGTGGTCTGCTGCCCATTTCCCCCGAGGCTCTGTCTCTGGGCGAGGTTTCATACCACGATTACCACGGTATCCTGGTGGACGAGGAGGAGAGCGTCCTCATACAGAAGAACCTGGGGCCCAAGAGCAAG GTGTTGATTTTGAGGAATCACGGTCTGGTGTCTGTCGGAGAAACAGTCGAAGAGGCGTTTTACTACATTCACAACCTGGTCACAGCCTGCGAGATTCAG GTGCGCACCCTCGCCAGCGCAGGAGGTCCTAACAACCTAATAATGTTGGACCCGAGCAAGTATAAATCCCGTCCTCCGCACCTCGAGCCGCTCGGAGACGGGTCCAGCTCACACCCCAAGTGGCAGATCGGGGAGCAGGAGTTTGAGGCTATGATGAGGATGCTGGATAATCTG GGATACAGGACGGGTTATCCGTACCGCTGCCCTGCGCTGCGTGATAAAGCAAAGAAGTACAGTGATGTTGAGACTCCCCCTTCAGCCACGGGTTACTCGTACGCCGAGGACAGTGACTCGGGTGTGCGCTCCCCGTTAAAGCACAGCTTCCAGCGGCAGCCGCGGGACAAGACTCGCTGGCTAGCCTCCGAATCTGCAGAAGAGGGGCAGGAGGGCAGCGCTAGCCCCAAGGCGAAGACTAAGGTGTGGACGAACATTACACACGATCACGTCAAACCCTTGCTGCAGTCTCTCTCGTCCGGTGTCTGCGTGCCAAGCTGTATTACCAACTGCTTG TGGACTAAGGAGGACAGTCTCCGGCAGGCTGCTGTGGCCAATCAGTTCGTCCCGCTGAACACCAACCCCAAAGAGGTCCAAGAGATGCGCAACAAG ATCCGTGAGCAGAACCTGCAGGACAAAAAGACGGCAGGTCCACAGTCGCAGGTGCTCACAGGTGCCGTAGTTGACCGCTCCTATGTCCAG GGGGAGCTAGTGACCGCGTCTAAAGCCATCATTGAGAAGGAGTACCAACCTCGCGTCGTGGTCAGTAAAACTGGACCCAACCCCTTCAACAAGCTCACAGACCAGGAGCTGGACGAGTATCGCAAGGAAGTGGAGCTCAAACAGAGAGGAACAGAAG ATCAGACACCGGAGACTGAAGAGGAGAATGCTCTGAGCTCACCTGTGCGTGTGGAGGAAG GAGATGGAAATGCAAAAGAGTACCTGTTACCATA
- the LOC127941565 gene encoding alpha-adducin isoform X10, protein MNGDSGAGVVTAPPPTNPPHKERYFDRVDESSPEYQRERNMAPDLRQDFNMMEQRKRVSMILQSPAFCDELESLIQDQMKKGKTPTSLLALQQIADFMSTSAPPMYPAAPQGGMAALNMSLGMVTPVNDLRGSDSIAYEKGEKLLRCKLAAFYRLTDLFSWSQLIYNHLTVRLNSEQERFLIVPFGLLYSEVTASSLVKVDLQGEIVDRGSTNLGVNQAGFTLHSSIYAARPDVKCIVHIHTAAGAAVSAMKCGLLPISPEALSLGEVSYHDYHGILVDEEESVLIQKNLGPKSKVLILRNHGLVSVGETVEEAFYYIHNLVTACEIQVRTLASAGGPNNLIMLDPSKYKSRPPHLEPLGDGSSSHPKWQIGEQEFEAMMRMLDNLGYRTGYPYRCPALRDKAKKYSDVETPPSATGYSYAEDSDSGVRSPLKHSFQRQPRDKTRWLASESAEEGQEGSASPKAKTKVWTNITHDHVKPLLQSLSSGVCVPSCITNCLWTKEDSLRQAAVANQFVPLNTNPKEVQEMRNKIREQNLQDKKTAGPQSQVLTGAVVDRSYVQGELVTASKAIIEKEYQPRVVVSKTGPNPFNKLTDQELDEYRKEVELKQRGTEGRRSPDSRRHIHTGQR, encoded by the exons ATGAACGGAGACTCTGGAGCAGGGGTGGTGACGGCCCCCCCGCCCACTAACCCCCCTCATAAGGAGCGCTACTTCGACCGTGTGGACGAGAGCAGCCCGGAGTACCAGAGAGAGAGGAACATGGCACCAGACCTGCGGCAGGACTTCAACATGATGGAGCAGCGCAAGAGAGTCTCCATGATCCTGCAGAGTCCc GCGTTCTGTGACGAGCTGGAGTCTCTGATCCAGGATCAGATGAAGAAGGGGAAGACCCCCACCAGTTTACTGGCTCTGCAGCAGATCGCTGACTTCATGAGCACCAGTGCCCCCCCCATGTACCCCGCAGCCCCCCAGGGAGGCATGGCGGCCCTCAACATGA gtttgGGGATGGTGACTCCAGTGAATGATCTGAGAGGTTCAGACTCCATCGCTTATGAGAAAGGAGAGAAGCTCTTGCGCTGTAAACTCGCTGCATTTTACCGCCTGACCGACCTCTTCAGCTGGTCTCAGCTCATCTACAACCACCTGACG GTCCGGCTCAACTCTGAACAGGAGCGTTTTCTGATTGTGCCTTTCGGGCTTCTGTACAGTGAAGTCACTGCCTCCAGTTTG GTGAAGGTTGACCTGCAGGGGGAGATCGTGGACCGAGGCAGCACTAATCTGGGAGTAAATCAGGCCGGATTCACCCTCCACTCCTCCATCTACGCTGCTCGACCCGACGTCAAGTGCATCGTGCACATCCACACAGCCGCTGGCGCCGCG GTGTCTGCAATGAAGTGTGGTCTGCTGCCCATTTCCCCCGAGGCTCTGTCTCTGGGCGAGGTTTCATACCACGATTACCACGGTATCCTGGTGGACGAGGAGGAGAGCGTCCTCATACAGAAGAACCTGGGGCCCAAGAGCAAG GTGTTGATTTTGAGGAATCACGGTCTGGTGTCTGTCGGAGAAACAGTCGAAGAGGCGTTTTACTACATTCACAACCTGGTCACAGCCTGCGAGATTCAG GTGCGCACCCTCGCCAGCGCAGGAGGTCCTAACAACCTAATAATGTTGGACCCGAGCAAGTATAAATCCCGTCCTCCGCACCTCGAGCCGCTCGGAGACGGGTCCAGCTCACACCCCAAGTGGCAGATCGGGGAGCAGGAGTTTGAGGCTATGATGAGGATGCTGGATAATCTG GGATACAGGACGGGTTATCCGTACCGCTGCCCTGCGCTGCGTGATAAAGCAAAGAAGTACAGTGATGTTGAGACTCCCCCTTCAGCCACGGGTTACTCGTACGCCGAGGACAGTGACTCGGGTGTGCGCTCCCCGTTAAAGCACAGCTTCCAGCGGCAGCCGCGGGACAAGACTCGCTGGCTAGCCTCCGAATCTGCAGAAGAGGGGCAGGAGGGCAGCGCTAGCCCCAAGGCGAAGACTAAGGTGTGGACGAACATTACACACGATCACGTCAAACCCTTGCTGCAGTCTCTCTCGTCCGGTGTCTGCGTGCCAAGCTGTATTACCAACTGCTTG TGGACTAAGGAGGACAGTCTCCGGCAGGCTGCTGTGGCCAATCAGTTCGTCCCGCTGAACACCAACCCCAAAGAGGTCCAAGAGATGCGCAACAAG ATCCGTGAGCAGAACCTGCAGGACAAAAAGACGGCAGGTCCACAGTCGCAGGTGCTCACAGGTGCCGTAGTTGACCGCTCCTATGTCCAG GGGGAGCTAGTGACCGCGTCTAAAGCCATCATTGAGAAGGAGTACCAACCTCGCGTCGTGGTCAGTAAAACTGGACCCAACCCCTTCAACAAGCTCACAGACCAGGAGCTGGACGAGTATCGCAAGGAAGTGGAGCTCAAACAGAGAGGAACAGAAG GTCGAAGGAGTCCAGACTCCAGACGTCACATCCACACAGGACAACGATGA